One Nicotiana sylvestris chromosome 12, ASM39365v2, whole genome shotgun sequence genomic window carries:
- the LOC138882793 gene encoding uncharacterized protein, producing the protein MAVSLRNGRYLDVEQERARETRQAETLIPVPIELDESMKLTEVPVQPTREENSIQNVTEKEVETRLAKYQKEEQYKKFFEMLKQIQATVTLTQTCSAVVTRPIAEKLSDPGSFTIPCTIGNFAFAKALCDLGASINLMPLAIYKRLGIGRARPTSMLLQLADRTVKRPSAILDDVLIQKSMRRPSEFANCSLIDAVDVIVETNDEVLTIEDPLAACLMNLDETPPAKPSIKELPKLELKPLPNHLRYEFLGPNSTLPVIISSSLLAVQAQQLLQVLKECKTAIGWTMADIKRISLIYCMHKILLEEGHKPSREHQRRPNPNMKGVVKKEVIKWLDTGIIFPISDSSWVSPVQYVPKKGGMTVVKNDKNELISTRTVTGWRICMDYRKLNLATRKDHFSLPFIDQMLDRLAGRSHFCFLDGDYAVGAVLGQRKDKLMHPIYYASRMLSGAQLNYTVTEKEMLDVVFAFNKFRSYLIGSKVIVYTDYAALSDGGTHFCNRAFEKFLAKYDVRHKVATPYHPQTSEQFEVYNREIKSVLTKTVNAIRTDWAKKVFGKACHLPVELEHRAWRALKQLNLVIEVAGTTRITELHELDEFRHLAFESTSKLRSRWSRPFRVVEVFPSGVVEIATEKDSRTFRVNGQRLKLYVGMSEPKEVSELHLTESQRLSEP; encoded by the exons ATGGCGGTAAGTCTACGTAATGGCAGATATCTGGATGTAgagcaagagagggctcgagaaacTAGACAAGCTGAGACACTtataccagtgcccattgagctggatgagtcAATGAAACTGACGGAGGTGCCAGTCCAGCCTACCCGGGAAGAGAACAGCATTCAGAATGTGACCGAGAAAGAAGTTGAGACA AGGCTGGCTAAGTACCAAAAGGAGGAACAATACAAGAAGTTCTTCGAAATGctaaaacaaatccag GCCACAGTTACTCTTACTCAGACATGTAGTGCAGTCGTGACTAGACCAATTGCAGAAAAGCTGTCTGACCCAGggagctttacaattccatgcactattggtaattttgcttttgctaaagcactgtgtgatctaggggccagcatcaatcttatgcccctggcgattTACAAGAGGTTgggcattggaagagctagacccacctctatgttgttgcagctggctgacaggacAGTGAAACGACCCTCTGCTATACTGGATGATGTGCTaattcag aaatctatgaggcgaccaagtgaatttgccaattgttctcttattgatgccgtggatgtaatTGTAGAGACTAATGATGAGGTGCTAACCATTGAGGACCCCCTTGCTGCATGTTTAATGAATTTGGATGAG actcctccagccaagccatctaTCAAAGAACTaccaaagctggagttaaagccattgcccaaccatctcaggtatgaattccttggacctaactccacattacctgttattatctcatctagtttgttagctGTGCAGGCGCAACAACTCTTGCAGGTACTTaaggagtgcaagactgccattgggtggaccatggcagacataaagaGGATCAGCCTCATctactgtatgcacaaaattctactggaagagggacacaaaccttccagggaacaccaaagaaggccGAACCCTAACATGAAGGGagtggtgaagaaggaagtaATAAAGTGGTTAGACACAGGAATTATCTTCCCAATCTCTGATAGCAGctgggttagcccagttcaatatgtacctaaaaagggtggcatgacggtagttaagaatgataaaaatgaattgatctctacaagaacagtcacgggctggagaatttgcatggattatagAAAGCTAAATCTAGCCACCCGAAAAGACCACTTCTCACTTCctttcattgatcagatgttagacagactggcagggaggtcacacttctgttttctggatgg tgactacgcagtgggggcagtgctAGGACAGCGGAAGGACAAGCTgatgcatccaatctactatgctagtagaatgctgagtggagcccagctgaactatactgtgactgagaaggagatgttggATGTGGTGTTTGCTTTCAacaagttcagatcatatctgattggttctaaggtaattgtatacactgattatgcagctctcag tgacggaggcactcacttctgtaatagagctttcgagaagtttcttgcaaagtatgatgtacgccacaaggtggctacccctTATCACCCGCAAACTAGTGAGCAGTTTGAAGTGTACAACAGAGAGATAAAGAGCGTGCTAACCAAGACTGTGAACGCCataagaactgattgggcgaaaaaa gtgttcgggaaggcctgccatttgccagtggaacttgaacatagagCGTGGCGAGCACTGAAACAGCTGAATCTAGTCATCGAGGTTGCGGGCACAACGAGaatcacagaattgcatgagctcgatgagttcagacatcttgcttttgagagcacaa GTAAACTCAGGTCACGATGGTCCAGACCATTTAGAGTGGTCGAAGTTTTCCCTTCAGGTGTTGTCGAGATCGCTACAGAGAAAGACTCtcgtacatttagagtcaatggtcagAGATTGAAACTATATGTGGGCATGAGCGAACCAAAGGAAGTGTCTGAGCTACACCTGACTGAATCACAGAGGTTGAGCGAACCTTAA